The DNA sequence cttcaagactacagtgttgagtcttcaagactacagtgttgagtcttcaagactacggtgttgagtcttcaagactacagtgttgagtcttcaagactacagtgttgagtcttcaagactacagtgttgagtcttcaagactacagtgttgagtcttcaagactacggtgttgagtcttcaagactatggtgttgagtcttcaagactacagtgttgagtcttcaagactacagtgttgagtcttcaagactacggtgctgagtcttcaagactatggtgctgagtcttcaagactacggtgctgagTCTTCAAGACTTACGGTGCTGAGTCTTCAAGACTTACGGTGCTGAGTCTTCAAGACTTACGGTgctgagtcttcaagactacggtgctgagTCTTCAAGACTTACGGTGCTGAGTCTTCAAGACTTACGGTGCTGAGTCTTCAAGACTTACGGTGCTGAGTCTTCAAGACTTACGGTGCTGAGTCTTCAAGACTTACGGTGCTGAGTCTTCAAGACTTACGGTGCTGAGTCTTCAAGACTTACGGTGCTGAGTCTTCAAGACTTACCGTGCTGAGTCTTCAAGACTTACGGCGCTGAGTCTTCAAGACTTACGGTGCTGAGTCTTCAAGACTTACGGTGCTGAGTCTTCAAGACTTACGGTgctgagtcttcaagactacagtgttgagtcttcaagactacagtgttgagtcttcaagactacagtgttgagtcttcaagactacggtgttgagtcttcaagactacagtgttgagtcttcaagactacagtgttgagtcttcaagactacagtgttgagtcttcaagactacagtgttgaGTCTTCAAGATTACGGTgttgagtcttcaagactacagtgttgagtcttcaagactacggtgttgagtcttcaagactacagtgttgagtcttcaagactacggtgctgagtcttcaagactatggtgctgactcttcaagactacggtgctgagtcttcaagactacagtgctgaGTCTTCAAGACTTACGGTGCTGAGTCTTCAAGACTTACGGTGCTGAGTCTTCAAGACTTACGGTGCTGAGTCTTCAAGACTTACGGTGCTGAGTCTTCAAGACTTACTGTGCTGAGTCTTCAAGACTTACGGTGCTGAGTCTTCAAGACTTATGGTGCTGAGTCTTCAAGACTTACCGTGCTGAGTCTTCAAGACTTACGGCGCTGAGTCTTCAAGACTTACGGTGCTGAGTCTTCAAGACTTACGGTGCTGAGTCTTCAAGACTTACGGTGCTGAGTCTTCAAGACTTACTGTGCTGAGTCTTCAAGACTTACGGTGCTGAGTCTTCAAGACTTACGGTgctgagtcttcaagactacggtgcttttCACCatctgagggattgattacctcatcttttgtacataactCTACGTTCTTTAACTttgggacccattatgtacctctgtaatcttttgactaccacccacaggacgggtatgggggGGCACataatgaagccactggatggccagacgtctataaagatacccaggtgttgcttatgtgtctaattcttcatgttgccggtattgtataccattcgtgaacctacgtacctgtacctaaataaacttagttaAGGTAGTGGGAGACCTCGGTCATATGTATGACCAGTAGGAAACTTATCCTATATCGGTATGATAGTTTCCTACTGGTCATATGTATGATGGCTTAAAAAaaaagacaagttgaagaattagatacttgtgcaacatttttgGAATGTTTATTTTGTAACGTTTGTcaaccagtggtttcttcagtgaaaacagagaagaatggtggaagattaggaggagtttgaggtaatcagtccctcagctggagTTGTTGTGTTTAGCTTCATCAGTcttgatgggctgaacacatcgactccaggctgagggactgaccacctcagatacttttctccaaggttgatggactgattatatcatctctATGTCATTTCTActgctgcctctatatttgactgaagaagccttctgcgcaggcgaaacgtttcatcaataaagatacccattattattattataataaaaaagaagcgctaagccacaagggctgtacagcaataaagatacccagctgttgcacatgtgtcttaatcttcagcaacagcctggttggacATACAATCAAGGACGTCACAGGTATGTTGCTTCACCACAGCAACATTCCTCAGGTTACGtccaacaacactactaacactgtatTTACTTACCtcttttaacttttaaggtttaaataataagatattacaaggacttcagtggaaataagtcattttatcttattttttgggtttatcctaggtaaatacacctatgctgctatgtatgataatttatgttatGTGGGCAGTGAGGCCCAGACGTCAGCCAGACCTGGCAATCGAACTCTTCACCTTCAGATTGTGAATCCAGTGCTCTCACCACTGAGCTACGTGTTACTTAGTAATTATATTAATTGGAAAACTTTAAGCCTGTAGGGGTAATGGAGTAATTTGTAGCGTATGcatactcgcctatatgtggttataggagttgagtcctagctcctggccccgcttttaAACTTCTTTCCAGATTCACTCCTAGCCTCGAGGGCCctatcgtacctattcttaaaactatgtaaggaATTGGCCTCCACCAATAGTGTGCAAGTCtatatttaaatgttttttttttcttttgttatattattacagtcaGAACTAAGTGATAAACATTTTGTTATAAATTGCAGAATACTAAGAGCAGCAGATGAACCATGCGTAAGGATTTATCAGAGTTTGAGTTGTTCTTTCTGACCACCAAGGACTACCAGGATACCAtgaccctcctgcaccacctgccCTCCAGGATACCTCtggtaaggttatgttaggtaaggtttgtcaggaaacaggacaagtgtttcctgacgcgggtcttagttatatgacgacccgcagctggagcttttgatatAATTATAACCACTAGATAATTATTAGCTACACGAGAatgattattatttgtattagtgGTAGTATATTTTATCAGCCTTTagatataatcaaaaagaagcgctaagccacaagggctatacagcgctggttATCAGcctttaattatttttattatttctctTTAATTCTTCTTTCTAGattaaggatataggaaagtaatgGTTtaacaatagagttgtagatgagtggaacaaatgccaggtagcgtcactgaggcgatttagatttttagatttttgccacctaagtggctggtttattgtgcaccccatatccatcctgtggacggtagcgcaagagcatatggatacacaaaaggcccaggaactaggccccataaagggttaacaggtgtacatttggatttatatctacattattatgacttaagaaatcgtaatgacacgattgcaaataaaccatacccccggccgggattgaacccgcggtcatagagttgtagatgagtggaacaaatgccaggtagcgtcactgaggCGATTTagatttattatgattataatcaagggggaagcgctaaacccggaggattatacagcgcctggggggagggatgtggaaggcattcaggcttaattcggggaactggagcacaaatccaattccctaaatcaagagcccctcaccaacatcaaggaaccttccttgaggggcacatatctacagttcacttatgttacaagcaaatttaggaaatttgcttagtatatctggtatcttattttcattaataagatatcttgacatatcacatatattattatactgtctatctctgtattcacTGAGCGAGGACTTACAAAGCAGCGATAATCTAGCTGGGGAATATACAGATTAATcgtagatttgtcaggaagtatttcttcagtctcagggtagttgggaagtggaatgaccttgatgaagtggtggagctccaattccttagatcaagagctttTCCTTATTACTtttatgggggagtgctaaattCACAGGGGTCATAGAGAACTTGGGGAAACGGGACACACATTCGGATTTAATCTAAGGAAGAGAAgagcaggtccaattccttgaatcaagagaccCCTCACTGGTATCAAGGAATGCCTTTTGAGGGGGCAGGCACTCTTTTCTAGCATGAAGGAAACTCTTGAAAATTCatcattataatcatgggggagcgctaaacccataggattatacagcgcatgtgggggggaatgtgaggtattcaggctcaattcagggaactggagcacagattcaattccctagatcaaaagcccttcaccagcatcaagaaacctccctcgaggggctTGAAATTCAATAATGCTTTATCTCTAATTTTTTGTAAATGTAAAATTCTAtcagtttattattatttttattattattatcagaactaagcactaaatccacaagggtcatgGAGAGCCAGTTTATTAGCACAGTATTAGTTAAAAATAAGAGTTTAACTCGCCCAAGTCAGAGACCAGGTTATCAACATTAACAATACGTATTGTCATGTGCAGTGCCAGGCAGCTGGGCAGATCACAACGAGGTCATTAGGAGAGCCATTTGAGCAAGACATTCGAGAGTGCTTGGCATCAGGTGTGTCTGTAGGTGCCAGACACAAGGTGACCCAGATGCTGGTTGGGGTTGTGCTCAACAAGACCTTCAACCTGGAAGTTCTCGGCAAGATTTCTTCAATGGTATGCTTTCTTTATCCCAGtacatcattattataatcaaaaccaagcactaaacccacaagggtcatacagcactgctcatCCTGGTACTAGcagagtggcccggtggcctggtggctaaagctcccgcttcacacatggagggcccaggTTTGATTCCGGGTGGGTGggaacatttcgacgtgtttccttacacctgttgccctgttcacctagcagcaaataggtatctgggtgttagtcgactggtgtgggtcgcatcctgggggacaagagtgaggaccccaatggaaataagttacacagtccttgatgacacactgagttacttggattatcctgggtggctaaccctctggggttaaaaatccaaagaaaATCTCTCTCTAGGagggccccactcatacagcagattagggtctgggctactgctgtaaagcaaaataagactttttttttttttcattttcaaatatataaaaaatcaacatgtttacactatcatacattaagtgaacaACAAAGCTAGGCTTAAAACTTTCAGATACAATACACACGTTACTTAGctcaaaatattttcatccttaatttatagtgagtggtaaatatatttattgtagtaagtctgaataaataaagaatgggaataattgaaaactgctgcataaGCGAAACACCATAAAGCGAAGCATTGTAAGGCAGGACCTGCCTGTATTATTATTAAGTCACAGGGAAGCACTGAACCACTAgaatataaaccttggtaactgatacACCAACAATTTTATTATAGCTGATAAATGACATTATTAGATTTTGATCAACATTTAATGTATTGTGAATGATACACTGACAGGATAATTTGAGTGCGCTTTACCGTGTTTTGGAGAAGCTCTACGATGGTGTCACTGTATTTGAAGAGATTGACGCCCACAGAATGCTCTACTTAATTTTCCTCTGTGTCCATGAAGATGTTGGAAATCGTGGCCTCGGAGGAAGACTTTTACAGGTAAATCATTGCATTCATTGGGAAAGAGAGAGCTAATCTCGTAAATATCACAaaacacacattattattattatgggggagtCCTAAACCCATAGAGATTATACAGTACTTGTGGGGGTTATATGGAAGGAATTCAGGCTCAATCCAGGGAACTTGAGCATAGATCTAATTCAAGAAACCTCCTATTAGGGGAGACATAGAGCACATAGCAATAAGGGAAAattaaatttgatccaaggaatggattattataatcaaaaacaaGTGCTAAATCCACTAGCTCATACAGCACTGCTCCAAGGAATGCAAAGGTAGCTCCAataccttagatcaagagcccattatTGAACTGCCTCTTGAAGGGAGGCCAATTTGTAAACCTAATGGGTAAATAAATAACTTGACAAATGGTGTAATGAACTTAAAAGTTCAACAAACATTCTTTGATATGTTTTTGAAGAACATAGGTTTCATGTTTCAGAAAACTGTGTCACTTGGGGCAGAGCGTGGATACCAAGCAGTGATCCTGGAGGCGGCTAACAGTCTCACAGCCAAGATCTGCACTCGTCTTGAATTTGAGACTCTGAAAACCCTCGATCTGACCACCTTGTATGATTACCTTGGTCTTGAAAACTCCATTACATCTGGTGAAACGGACTTCAAGCTCATGCTAAAACGTCTTCCAAACAACATTAAAACTGTGAAATGTTAAATCATCATTATTTGCActgatatatattattattataatcataattaaacccacaagggttatacagaacTGTACATTGATATATGCACATACTGCACTCCATGGGAAGTGGAGAGGAATccctcctccataagccatgagtgttgtaagagatgactaaaatgccgggagcaaggggctagtaaccccttctccgtataaattactaaatttaaaagagaaactttcgtttttctttttgggccaccctgccttggtgggatacggccggtgtgttgaaagaaagaagaaaaagaaaactaTCGTTTTTCATTTTAGctgtgccttggtgggatacggccagtacACAAAAAACAAAAATACATGCTGcactatacagcctctcctcacttagcgacgtactcatttaccgacgactcagacttacgatgggctctctgaccattattacaatatacagtacactactgtataaacgtttaaaaatacagtataccagaaatgttataaatggtgcaaaggtgacattaaaataatatcaaagatggctgacacaaacccactaccattagaaTATGCCCCTCAGTGACGAATTCACttactgacatggtcttagaaacggaactccgtcattaagtgaggagaggctgtgtatatttttatatttacattTAAGGGTAAGCAGTAGatccacaggggtcatacagtacctgggggaatgggaggcactcaAGTTCAATTGAAGGAAGGCAAAGACAGGTCTAACTCATTGCATCACGAGCCACTTTCCAGCACtgagaaaccttccttgagggatgtacacaaacactaacacctcttGGAGTGCATTAGCCTCAACACATGCAGAAGCATTTTATTTTGGTAAATCATTTCGACATTAAACAAATATTTCCTTTATTTCACTTTACATTAATTTCCACTCACTTATTCCACTAAGATATAACACTGATGGCAAAATAAATTTTCAGTAATAATGTGCCCCCTCTTACAAAATATACATGCAAGTATACTGGAAACATAATTATAGTATTTCCTTGGGAAACTATGCAGATATAAAAAATAACAATGCAAAGCACAATTATCCATTCAGACATTTGACCTCTGCCCTCAGTGTCCTTGACCTCTGAACCTATTACTCAAAAAGGAACACATTCTGTACATGCTCGGCACTGCAAGATGGAGAGACAATGTCAGCATCTGAACCCTGGTAAAAACAGCCTTAAGATACATATTTAATGTTTAGAGAAAAACTAAATTCTTATATTTATTTCTTATTTAACTAAAATGTTTTAATCAAAGTTCAGATGCTGATGTCATCACTCCATTTTGCAATGCTTCATATCTAAGTGGAAATGATAAGACATGCAACGTATTATGACAAGTTTTCAGCTAACACAAAgattcacatatacacacacacatctgtgtTGATGCTACCCATTAGTCATATTTACCCAAGAGGAGAAGATAAAACCTGTAAATCTCATCAAtctttaattttaatgtaaaatctACTTTTATGCATAAAATATCCAAACCCTAACAAAAGTTTTTATTATCACTTATTACTCAAAATAATCATACATCCAACTAAAATCATATAAGCCTACAGTTACATTCATCGCAATCATCCTTTCTTCAAATatagcctcttctcacttagcaacatactcgtttaccgatgactctgatttacaatgggctctctgaccagtatgcgcACCTAAATGTGTATTAGACCTGATTTCcgctattctgtttattacaatatacagtacactactgtataaacatttaaaaatatactaaaaattttataaatggtgcaaacgtgacattaaaataatatcaaagatggttgacacaaactcattaccattataatatgctcctcacttagcggcgaatttgtttactgacgtggtcttaggaacagaactccatcattaagtgagaagaggctgtacacCATTTCACTGTTCTCCCTCTTATGTCTGAGAGAAGTCTTGGCTAATGTTTTAAAATATTCAATGACCTTCATGTAGAATAGTAACACCGATGCAATAAGTCAACTACTAATTCATTAGCATTTCTGAAGCACTCATGTATTACATGTTCAAAATAAAAAAGTTAATAAGCCAAAAAAAAGTAATAGAGAAAAAATACAGCAAAGTGCagtaatatactatatatattacataattgtatatatataattactaaatgtaaaaagaaaaactttatgaaagcatttcttctttttcaggccaccctgcttctgtgggagacagccggtattaaaaaaaaatgtatatatgtatggatggatgagtgtgtgtgtaggaggaagagagaggatgagTGTATCTGTGCATGTGTAGAAACACCATaggggaggggatggggaagagaatAAAGTGCACGAGGCTCAGTCATTCAATGAACTGGCTAGGGTTTAGTTCTGAATTCAAAGAATTTGGTGGAAATGTGTTATGAAAGAACCTTGTGACACATATTacaacaaccataaaaaccaaatGTGTAGCCAGAAGAGTTTAGCAACTTGAAAAATTATTTGTACAACAATTACTGAATACAGATAAACATTACTAAACATAATTTGCTGCAACTcagtattattatatgtatttgtAGGGAAATGCTGAACTCAGAGGGAGGTCATACAAAGCCTGAGAAATCTGAGGCaaacaggttcgatccaagggaaATTTGGATCAAAATCCTTTAATCAAGAGCCTTACAGCAGCATCAAGACCTTCACAAACAAGCaaataaaaacttgcatttgggGTTACAGGGGACCCATGCTagcctccctatggtgtataaatatacctagttggatgaatcttattgtagccagctggcctagtggcttatgcactggcctggagttttaagattcatttgccataggttcaaaccccacccattccatggtttgtttgcaatcgtcttattacgatttcatgaacTATCCAGTAAGGAACTACTGTTCTCTTAAATGACCatgaaatggaaacctgttaaTTCTTTGCACTCTTGCAGAATTGTTGAGCATTTCCTTCTgtttcatgaacatgcaagacaGGCCAGTCACTCTGTACTTACATTCAGTTTGCACATTACTCTCCAATAAGCTCTTTAATAGGTGTTAATTCTTTTATACCCTGTACGTACTTCCTTTCCAACCTAGGACACCTGCTCTGAGACTGGGCTGTAGGGAAGATAACCTTCAAGAACCACTAACTGAAGGTGAAATTTCCAATTCAGTAAAGTGAAAAAAGGATATAATTACTGGGTTGGAAATCAATATTCCTTTAATAATGTATTTGTACataaatgatatacaatactgataaaatgaagaattagacacacgtgcaacatctgggtatctttaattgtagacatctacaaataaaggtacccagatgttgcacatgtgtctaattctttactgTTATATTTGTAGGGAAGCAATAAACTCATAGGGATCatgcagtgcctggggaatgggaggtaatcagatttcaTCTGAGGAAGTTGATAGCTctatttccttgaatcaagatctACTCACCAGCATTAACCCCTTCCCCAACCTTGAAGGATGGTATCAACAACAATCAGTGGCATGTAATGAAAAAATAATCCTTGGGTAAACA is a window from the Cherax quadricarinatus isolate ZL_2023a chromosome 68, ASM3850222v1, whole genome shotgun sequence genome containing:
- the LOC128697722 gene encoding arylalkylamine N-acetyltransferase-like 2, with translation MRKDLSEFELFFLTTKDYQDTMTLLHHLPSRIPLCQAAGQITTRSLGEPFEQDIRECLASGVSVGARHKVTQMLVGVVLNKTFNLEVLGKISSMDNLSALYRVLEKLYDGVTVFEEIDAHRMLYLIFLCVHEDVGNRGLGGRLLQKTVSLGAERGYQAVILEAANSLTAKICTRLEFETLKTLDLTTLYDYLGLENSITSGETDFKLMLKRLPNNIKTVKC